In Arvicola amphibius chromosome 1, mArvAmp1.2, whole genome shotgun sequence, one DNA window encodes the following:
- the LOC119822847 gene encoding UDP-glucuronosyltransferase 2B7-like isoform X2 yields the protein MPVKWMSVLLLLQMSCYFRSGSCGKVLVWPLEYSHWMNLKIILDELVQRGHEVTVLRSSSYVFLDPKKPSGLKYETFLTTTNNDKVEKFFTEWVNRWIYDVPKDSCWRYYPSFNILFGQFSDFILNLCRQAVSNKQLMAKLRESKFDVVFSDAIGPCGELIAEVLQVPFMYSLRHAGGYGLEKFSAGLSFPPSYVPIIMSKLSGQMSFMERVENMICLLYFDFFFESFPAKDWDPFFSEILGRPTTMVDTMKKAEMWLIRSYWDLEFPHPTLPNIEFVGGLHCKPAKPLPEEMEEFAQSSGEHGVVVFSLGSMIKNTTRERANTIASALAQIPQKVFWRYDGMKPDTLGPNTRIFKWIPQNDLLGTKCAL from the exons ATGCCTGTGAAGTGGATGTCTgttctgctgctcctgcagatgAGTTGCTACTTCAGATCTGGGAGCTGTGGGAAGGTGTTGGTATGGCCATTGGAATACAGTCACTGGATGAATCTAAAGATAATTCTGGATGAACTTGTACAACGTGGCCATGAAGTGACAGTTCTGAGATCTTCATCTTATGTCTTTCTTGATCCCAAAAAACCATCTGGTCTTAAATATGAGACATTTCTGACAACCACCAATAATGACAAAGTAGAAAAGTTTTTTACTGAATGGGTCAATAGGTGGATATATGATGTTCCAAAAGATTCGTGTTGGAGATATTACCCATCGTTTAACATACTATTTGGgcaattttctgattttattttaaacctttgTAGACAAGCAGTTTCAAACAAACAACTTATGGCAAAACTACGGGAATCCAAGTTTGATGTTGTTTTTTCAGATGCTATTGGTCCCTGTGGTGAGCTGATAGCTGAGGTACTGCAAGTACCCTTTATGTATAGTCTTCGCCATGCTGGTGGCTACGGATTAGAAAAGTTTAGTGCGGGACTTTCATTCCCTCCCTCTTATGTCCCTATAATTATGTCAAAGTTAAGTGGTCAAATGTCCTTCATGGAGAGAGTAGAAAATATgatatgtttgttatattttgactttttctttgagTCATTTCCTGCTAAGGATTGGGATCCATTTTTCAGCGAAATTTTAG GAAGACCTACGACTATGGTTGACACaatgaagaaagcagaaatgtGGCTCATTCGCTCCTACTGGGATTTAGAGTTTCCTCATCCAACCTTACCAAACATTGAGTTTGTTGGAGGACTCCACTGCAAACCTGCCAAACCCTTGCCTGAG GAAATGGAAGAGTTTGCACAGAGCTCTGGGGAACATGGTGTTGTGGTGTTTTCTCTGGGATCAATGATCAAAAACACAACACGAGAAAGGGCCAACACAATTGCATCAGCACTTGCTCAGATTCCACAAAAG GTGTTTTGGAGATATGATGGTATGAAACCAGATACCTTAGGTCCCAATACCAGGATTTTCAAGTGGATCCCCCAGAATGACCTTCTAG GAACAAAGTGTGCATTGTGA
- the LOC119822847 gene encoding UDP-glucuronosyltransferase 2B7-like isoform X1, with protein MPVKWMSVLLLLQMSCYFRSGSCGKVLVWPLEYSHWMNLKIILDELVQRGHEVTVLRSSSYVFLDPKKPSGLKYETFLTTTNNDKVEKFFTEWVNRWIYDVPKDSCWRYYPSFNILFGQFSDFILNLCRQAVSNKQLMAKLRESKFDVVFSDAIGPCGELIAEVLQVPFMYSLRHAGGYGLEKFSAGLSFPPSYVPIIMSKLSGQMSFMERVENMICLLYFDFFFESFPAKDWDPFFSEILGRPTTMVDTMKKAEMWLIRSYWDLEFPHPTLPNIEFVGGLHCKPAKPLPEEMEEFAQSSGEHGVVVFSLGSMIKNTTRERANTIASALAQIPQKVFWRYDGMKPDTLGPNTRIFKWIPQNDLLGHPKTKVFVTHGGANGIYESIHHGIPMVGIPLFAEQYDNIAHMVAKGAAVAVDFHTMTSSDLLNAMKEVINNPSYKKNVMWLSTIHHDQPMKPLDRAVFWVEYVMRHKGAKHLKPLAFNLTWYQYYSLDVIGFLLACVAAMIFLIIKCCLFVYRFFVKKEKNKKE; from the exons ATGCCTGTGAAGTGGATGTCTgttctgctgctcctgcagatgAGTTGCTACTTCAGATCTGGGAGCTGTGGGAAGGTGTTGGTATGGCCATTGGAATACAGTCACTGGATGAATCTAAAGATAATTCTGGATGAACTTGTACAACGTGGCCATGAAGTGACAGTTCTGAGATCTTCATCTTATGTCTTTCTTGATCCCAAAAAACCATCTGGTCTTAAATATGAGACATTTCTGACAACCACCAATAATGACAAAGTAGAAAAGTTTTTTACTGAATGGGTCAATAGGTGGATATATGATGTTCCAAAAGATTCGTGTTGGAGATATTACCCATCGTTTAACATACTATTTGGgcaattttctgattttattttaaacctttgTAGACAAGCAGTTTCAAACAAACAACTTATGGCAAAACTACGGGAATCCAAGTTTGATGTTGTTTTTTCAGATGCTATTGGTCCCTGTGGTGAGCTGATAGCTGAGGTACTGCAAGTACCCTTTATGTATAGTCTTCGCCATGCTGGTGGCTACGGATTAGAAAAGTTTAGTGCGGGACTTTCATTCCCTCCCTCTTATGTCCCTATAATTATGTCAAAGTTAAGTGGTCAAATGTCCTTCATGGAGAGAGTAGAAAATATgatatgtttgttatattttgactttttctttgagTCATTTCCTGCTAAGGATTGGGATCCATTTTTCAGCGAAATTTTAG GAAGACCTACGACTATGGTTGACACaatgaagaaagcagaaatgtGGCTCATTCGCTCCTACTGGGATTTAGAGTTTCCTCATCCAACCTTACCAAACATTGAGTTTGTTGGAGGACTCCACTGCAAACCTGCCAAACCCTTGCCTGAG GAAATGGAAGAGTTTGCACAGAGCTCTGGGGAACATGGTGTTGTGGTGTTTTCTCTGGGATCAATGATCAAAAACACAACACGAGAAAGGGCCAACACAATTGCATCAGCACTTGCTCAGATTCCACAAAAG GTGTTTTGGAGATATGATGGTATGAAACCAGATACCTTAGGTCCCAATACCAGGATTTTCAAGTGGATCCCCCAGAATGACCTTCTAG GTCATCCAAAAACTAAAGTTTTTGTAACTCATGGTGGAGCTAATGGCATTTATGAGTCAATTCATCATGGGATCCCCATGGTTGGCATCCCTCTGTTTGCAGAACAATATGATAATATTGCTCACATGGTTGCCAAAGGAGCAGCTGTTGCAGTAGATTTTCATACAATGACAAGTTCAGATTTGCTTAATGCCATGAAGGAAGTCATTAACAATCCATC CTATAAAAAGAATGTCATGTGGTTATCAACCATTCACCATGACCAGCCCATGAAGCCCCTGGACAGAGCCGTCTTCTGGGTTGAGTATGTCATGCGCCACAAAGGGGCCAAGCACCTGAAGCCTCTTGCCTTTAACCTCACCTGGTACCAGTACTACTCTCTGGATGTGATTGGATTCCTACTGGCCTGTGTGGCAGCTATGATTTTCCTCATTATAaaatgttgcttgtttgtttaccgATTCtttgtaaagaaggaaaagaataaaaaggaatag
- the LOC119822847 gene encoding UDP-glucuronosyltransferase 2B7-like isoform X3: MVDTMKKAEMWLIRSYWDLEFPHPTLPNIEFVGGLHCKPAKPLPEEMEEFAQSSGEHGVVVFSLGSMIKNTTRERANTIASALAQIPQKVFWRYDGMKPDTLGPNTRIFKWIPQNDLLGHPKTKVFVTHGGANGIYESIHHGIPMVGIPLFAEQYDNIAHMVAKGAAVAVDFHTMTSSDLLNAMKEVINNPSYKKNVMWLSTIHHDQPMKPLDRAVFWVEYVMRHKGAKHLKPLAFNLTWYQYYSLDVIGFLLACVAAMIFLIIKCCLFVYRFFVKKEKNKKE; this comes from the exons ATGGTTGACACaatgaagaaagcagaaatgtGGCTCATTCGCTCCTACTGGGATTTAGAGTTTCCTCATCCAACCTTACCAAACATTGAGTTTGTTGGAGGACTCCACTGCAAACCTGCCAAACCCTTGCCTGAG GAAATGGAAGAGTTTGCACAGAGCTCTGGGGAACATGGTGTTGTGGTGTTTTCTCTGGGATCAATGATCAAAAACACAACACGAGAAAGGGCCAACACAATTGCATCAGCACTTGCTCAGATTCCACAAAAG GTGTTTTGGAGATATGATGGTATGAAACCAGATACCTTAGGTCCCAATACCAGGATTTTCAAGTGGATCCCCCAGAATGACCTTCTAG GTCATCCAAAAACTAAAGTTTTTGTAACTCATGGTGGAGCTAATGGCATTTATGAGTCAATTCATCATGGGATCCCCATGGTTGGCATCCCTCTGTTTGCAGAACAATATGATAATATTGCTCACATGGTTGCCAAAGGAGCAGCTGTTGCAGTAGATTTTCATACAATGACAAGTTCAGATTTGCTTAATGCCATGAAGGAAGTCATTAACAATCCATC CTATAAAAAGAATGTCATGTGGTTATCAACCATTCACCATGACCAGCCCATGAAGCCCCTGGACAGAGCCGTCTTCTGGGTTGAGTATGTCATGCGCCACAAAGGGGCCAAGCACCTGAAGCCTCTTGCCTTTAACCTCACCTGGTACCAGTACTACTCTCTGGATGTGATTGGATTCCTACTGGCCTGTGTGGCAGCTATGATTTTCCTCATTATAaaatgttgcttgtttgtttaccgATTCtttgtaaagaaggaaaagaataaaaaggaatag